From a single Nicotiana tomentosiformis chromosome 2, ASM39032v3, whole genome shotgun sequence genomic region:
- the LOC104086040 gene encoding transcription factor TCP24-like isoform X2, whose translation MEVDEIQKQGCKFPRISNENGRFESQDENGAVKGSHGLGGGRLCGWPSNRIVRVSRASGGKDRHSKVWTSKGLRDRRVRLSVNTAIQFYDLQDRLGYDQPSKAVEWLLKAAAPSISELPSLNAFPDTQQISEDKRSSAGTEQGLDSAEVEMDGDPNYQHQHVSLSKSACSSTSETSKGSGLSLSRSENRVKARERARERAAEKEKEKEKENESTRTAHHQNVPRISQNSSFTELLTGGLLGLRGNDNSTSGFQAQIHLGNPIQQQPQPLPMSSPMFSITGDHHPELQHFPFVSDHLGTNGHASNSANEYNLNFSISSSSSSGLAGYNRGTLQSNSSSLFPHFQRYEGSQSFFNGSTIAAATAPNNTAAASVDNHHHFLSAYDAGRLQLFYNDSRHSDQKGKGKN comes from the exons ATGGAGGTGGATGAGATTCAAAAACAAGGGTGTAAGTTTCCAAGAATCAGCAATGAAAATGGTAGATTTGAGTCACAAGATGAAAATGGAGCGGTGAAAGGGAGTCATGGGCTTGGCGGTGGTAGGCTTTGTGGGTGGCCTTCAAATCGGATTGTTCGAGTTTCTCGTGCATCAGGAGGGAAAGATAGGCACAGCAAAGTGTGGACTTCAAAAGGACTCCGAGATCGGAGAGTTAGGCTGTCTGTTAACACAGCTATACAGTTCTACGATTTGCAAGATCGACTTGGTTATGATCAACCAAGCAAAGCTGTTGAATGGTTGTTAAAAGCAGCAGCTCCTTCAATCTCTGAGCTTCCTTCTCTCAATGCATTTCCAGACACACAACAGATCAGTGAGGATAAAAGGTCTAGTGCTGGAACTGAGCAAGGTCTTGATTCAGCTGAGGTTGAAATGGACGGTGATCCGAATTACCAACACCAACATGTGTCTTTGTCGAAATCTGCTTGTAGTAGCACTTCTGAGACAAGCAAAGGTTCTGGCTTGTCTCTATCCCGTTCAGAAAACCGAGTCAAGGCGAGGGAACGGGCAAGGGAAAGGGCTGcagagaaggagaaggagaaggagaaagaAAACGAGTCGACTCGAACTGCACATCACCAAAATGTGCCTCGAATTTCACAGAATTCTTCTTTCACCGAACTATTGACGGGAG GACTTTTAGGTCTTCGTGGAAACGACAACTCTACTTCTGGTTTTCAAGCCCAAATTCATTTGGGAAATCCTATACAACAGCAGCCACAGCCACTCCCTATGTCATCACCAATGTTTAGTATTACGGGAGACCATCATCCCGAGCTGCAGCATTTTCCGTTTGTAAGTGACCATTTGGGAACTAATGGCCATGCCAGTAATAGTGCTAATGAGTATAATTTGAACTTTAGCATATCATCATCGTCTTCTTCCGGTCTTGCTGGTTATAATAGGGGGACCCTTCAGTCCAATTCTTCTTCTTTGTTCCCTCATTTCCAGAGGTATGAGGGATCACAAAGTTTCTTCAATGGCAGCACAATAGCTGCTGCTACAGCTCCCAACAACACTGCTGCTGCATCAGTTGACAACCATCACCACTTTCTGTCTGCATATGATGCCGGCCGTTTACAGCTCTTCTATAATGACAGTAGGCATTCAGACcagaaaggaaaaggaaaaaactGA
- the LOC104086040 gene encoding transcription factor TCP2-like isoform X1 — MEVDEIQKQGCKFPRISNENGRFESQDENGAVKGSHGLGGGRLCGWPSNRIVRVSRASGGKDRHSKVWTSKGLRDRRVRLSVNTAIQFYDLQDRLGYDQPSKAVEWLLKAAAPSISELPSLNAFPDTQQISEDKRSSAGTEQGLDSAEVEMDGDPNYQHQHVSLSKSACSSTSETSKGSGLSLSRSENRVKARERARERAAEKEKEKEKENESTRTAHHQNVPRISQNSSFTELLTGGMNSNNNTNTCNGRGSETNLFNKSPRQWSSSPFEYFPSGLLGLRGNDNSTSGFQAQIHLGNPIQQQPQPLPMSSPMFSITGDHHPELQHFPFVSDHLGTNGHASNSANEYNLNFSISSSSSSGLAGYNRGTLQSNSSSLFPHFQRYEGSQSFFNGSTIAAATAPNNTAAASVDNHHHFLSAYDAGRLQLFYNDSRHSDQKGKGKN; from the coding sequence ATGGAGGTGGATGAGATTCAAAAACAAGGGTGTAAGTTTCCAAGAATCAGCAATGAAAATGGTAGATTTGAGTCACAAGATGAAAATGGAGCGGTGAAAGGGAGTCATGGGCTTGGCGGTGGTAGGCTTTGTGGGTGGCCTTCAAATCGGATTGTTCGAGTTTCTCGTGCATCAGGAGGGAAAGATAGGCACAGCAAAGTGTGGACTTCAAAAGGACTCCGAGATCGGAGAGTTAGGCTGTCTGTTAACACAGCTATACAGTTCTACGATTTGCAAGATCGACTTGGTTATGATCAACCAAGCAAAGCTGTTGAATGGTTGTTAAAAGCAGCAGCTCCTTCAATCTCTGAGCTTCCTTCTCTCAATGCATTTCCAGACACACAACAGATCAGTGAGGATAAAAGGTCTAGTGCTGGAACTGAGCAAGGTCTTGATTCAGCTGAGGTTGAAATGGACGGTGATCCGAATTACCAACACCAACATGTGTCTTTGTCGAAATCTGCTTGTAGTAGCACTTCTGAGACAAGCAAAGGTTCTGGCTTGTCTCTATCCCGTTCAGAAAACCGAGTCAAGGCGAGGGAACGGGCAAGGGAAAGGGCTGcagagaaggagaaggagaaggagaaagaAAACGAGTCGACTCGAACTGCACATCACCAAAATGTGCCTCGAATTTCACAGAATTCTTCTTTCACCGAACTATTGACGGGAGGTATGAACAGCAACAACAATACTAATACTTGTAATGGTAGAGGTAGTGAGACAAACTTGTTTAATAAATCTCCTAGGCAATGGTCCTCATCTCCATTTGAGTACTTTCCCTCAGGACTTTTAGGTCTTCGTGGAAACGACAACTCTACTTCTGGTTTTCAAGCCCAAATTCATTTGGGAAATCCTATACAACAGCAGCCACAGCCACTCCCTATGTCATCACCAATGTTTAGTATTACGGGAGACCATCATCCCGAGCTGCAGCATTTTCCGTTTGTAAGTGACCATTTGGGAACTAATGGCCATGCCAGTAATAGTGCTAATGAGTATAATTTGAACTTTAGCATATCATCATCGTCTTCTTCCGGTCTTGCTGGTTATAATAGGGGGACCCTTCAGTCCAATTCTTCTTCTTTGTTCCCTCATTTCCAGAGGTATGAGGGATCACAAAGTTTCTTCAATGGCAGCACAATAGCTGCTGCTACAGCTCCCAACAACACTGCTGCTGCATCAGTTGACAACCATCACCACTTTCTGTCTGCATATGATGCCGGCCGTTTACAGCTCTTCTATAATGACAGTAGGCATTCAGACcagaaaggaaaaggaaaaaactGA